One window of Thermocoleostomius sinensis A174 genomic DNA carries:
- a CDS encoding tetratricopeptide repeat protein, with the protein MNSSLFSYLVRVFSAAVAMTGLVTGLAERASATSLPGLSLEKFASQEFSPNRTELLALHSSPQTRFSTIAQLTPSPDSPTERSDDAFTYLNRGLERAASGDYAGAIDQFTQAIELDPDFAPAYGSRGLVRAASGDMEGAILDYSRAIELDPNDAIAYGGRGVAHAETGEYEAALEDLSRSIELDPTFALTYYNRGIARTEVDDHEGAVADFTRTLELETNFAPAYVSRGLARSELGDREGAITDLQKAAEIFESMGNTEAQQRALEELERLE; encoded by the coding sequence ATGAATAGTTCTTTATTTAGCTACTTGGTTCGCGTTTTCAGTGCGGCGGTGGCAATGACAGGTTTAGTTACTGGTTTGGCTGAGCGTGCTTCAGCCACATCTTTACCTGGGTTGAGTTTAGAGAAGTTCGCCTCGCAGGAGTTCAGTCCTAATCGAACAGAGTTACTAGCCCTTCACTCATCACCTCAGACCAGATTTTCTACGATCGCCCAGCTTACACCCAGCCCAGACAGTCCAACCGAGCGTTCAGATGATGCCTTCACCTACTTAAACCGAGGGTTAGAACGAGCCGCGTCCGGCGATTATGCTGGAGCGATTGATCAATTCACGCAGGCGATCGAACTTGATCCGGATTTTGCTCCCGCCTATGGCAGCCGAGGCTTGGTGCGGGCGGCATCGGGGGATATGGAAGGAGCCATTTTAGACTATAGCCGCGCTATTGAGCTTGATCCAAACGATGCGATTGCCTATGGGGGACGGGGTGTAGCCCATGCAGAAACCGGAGAATATGAAGCTGCCTTGGAAGATCTGTCTCGATCGATCGAACTAGACCCCACCTTTGCCCTCACTTACTACAATCGTGGCATTGCCCGTACTGAAGTCGATGATCACGAAGGTGCAGTGGCTGACTTTACGCGCACCCTAGAACTTGAAACTAACTTTGCTCCTGCCTATGTATCGCGGGGGCTAGCTCGATCTGAACTGGGCGATCGAGAAGGAGCGATTACCGATTTGCAGAAAGCTGCCGAGATTTTTGAATCCATGGGGAATACCGAGGCTCAGCAACGAGCGTTAGAAGAACTCGAACGCTTGGAATAG
- a CDS encoding P-loop NTPase fold protein, producing MASIDEIILRAANPFDPVTFKTGNFWQEDDSNGEYQTVESIHQEAIEQITQMLDTVAGDHRTRAVLLKGDVGSGKSYVLSRLKHLLNSKAFFVYIDPFKDSEHIWRHTLRRTVDSLMYSPEGQAESQLILWLKSLSVFREHSLLKNILGERRLFVNNFRATYPVGIHQAKEFFSVLHGLTQPELYSIACNWLQGEDLDDEDLRTLGIRKSIDSETFAQGILSNFGRISTSTYPIVLCFDQVESKLMPDGTADLQPVFQVNTIFHTERLKNFLIIISVVKNTWEENRKRIQVSDRDRIEKEVLLNRINLDQAEAIWASRLYPLHIQADPKPANPIFPLSRQELEQKVPGGKTTPRAVLAAGQRLFLKYKSQIVGHEIPLPDTTASFKLLWAKEFRKTKEKVTRVRHFSSLELTTMLREVVAVLNAEKIQPKFLPSPTYSSYSFSYHLPDQSEKVGVVWAEEPSLNSFYNIMHACQKANERGLCQRLYLLRAEPIGGNRNRGHQLCNQIFNGCPHVRLKPDLHSIHYLATYDRLVNSAKAQELVLSGKAINLTDLEELVRESEVLHECLLLQQLGVVPRKKVEPDPTNFSLEEAKEFLLNFVKIHHVIAQKTVTCTVHNQFSDLNDRQIQTVIHRLCQDKKIRILDENAPEDEKIICLISRSA from the coding sequence ATGGCATCTATTGACGAAATTATTTTACGTGCAGCAAATCCGTTTGATCCAGTTACATTTAAAACTGGAAATTTTTGGCAAGAAGATGATTCTAATGGGGAATACCAAACTGTGGAATCTATTCACCAAGAGGCAATCGAGCAAATTACCCAAATGCTGGATACAGTTGCAGGCGATCATCGTACCCGCGCTGTCTTGTTGAAAGGCGATGTTGGTTCGGGCAAAAGCTATGTTTTGAGCCGTCTAAAACATTTGCTAAATTCCAAAGCCTTTTTTGTGTATATTGATCCGTTTAAAGACAGCGAGCATATTTGGCGACATACACTTCGGCGAACTGTTGATAGCTTAATGTACAGTCCTGAAGGACAAGCAGAGTCACAGTTAATTCTCTGGCTCAAAAGCCTATCAGTATTTAGAGAACATAGTCTACTAAAAAATATCTTAGGCGAGCGAAGGCTGTTTGTTAATAACTTTAGAGCTACTTATCCCGTTGGAATTCATCAAGCCAAAGAGTTTTTTAGCGTTTTACATGGACTGACGCAACCTGAGTTATATTCGATCGCCTGTAATTGGCTACAGGGTGAGGATTTAGACGACGAAGATTTAAGAACTTTAGGCATAAGGAAATCAATAGATAGTGAAACGTTTGCCCAAGGAATTCTATCTAATTTTGGTAGAATTTCTACGTCAACTTACCCAATCGTCCTTTGTTTCGATCAAGTTGAAAGTAAGCTGATGCCGGATGGAACAGCCGATCTTCAACCAGTTTTTCAGGTCAACACTATCTTTCATACAGAAAGACTTAAAAACTTCTTAATTATTATCAGTGTTGTTAAAAATACTTGGGAAGAGAATCGCAAACGCATCCAAGTATCTGATAGGGATAGAATTGAGAAGGAGGTTCTTCTGAATCGGATCAATTTAGATCAAGCAGAGGCAATTTGGGCAAGTCGGCTTTATCCGCTTCATATTCAAGCTGATCCAAAACCTGCAAATCCCATTTTCCCTCTATCTCGTCAAGAACTGGAGCAGAAAGTCCCAGGTGGAAAAACCACGCCAAGAGCAGTGCTGGCAGCGGGGCAGCGTCTATTTTTGAAGTATAAGTCACAGATTGTTGGACATGAAATCCCCCTGCCTGATACAACAGCATCATTCAAATTACTATGGGCGAAGGAGTTTAGGAAAACAAAGGAAAAGGTGACTCGCGTTCGTCATTTTTCCTCTCTTGAATTGACCACCATGTTACGGGAAGTTGTTGCAGTTTTGAATGCAGAGAAGATACAGCCCAAGTTTTTGCCTAGCCCAACCTATTCTAGTTATTCGTTTTCCTATCACCTGCCCGACCAATCTGAAAAAGTTGGCGTTGTTTGGGCAGAAGAACCAAGCCTGAACAGCTTCTATAACATTATGCATGCTTGTCAAAAAGCTAATGAACGCGGTTTATGTCAGAGGCTTTATTTACTACGTGCTGAACCCATTGGAGGAAATCGAAATAGAGGCCATCAGCTTTGCAATCAAATTTTTAATGGTTGTCCTCATGTTCGATTAAAACCTGACCTACACTCAATTCACTACTTGGCAACCTACGATCGTCTAGTCAACTCAGCAAAAGCTCAGGAGCTAGTGCTTAGTGGAAAAGCAATCAATCTCACTGATCTTGAAGAGTTAGTTCGAGAGTCGGAAGTATTACATGAGTGTCTTCTGTTGCAACAACTTGGTGTCGTTCCTAGAAAGAAAGTTGAGCCTGATCCAACTAATTTTTCTCTAGAAGAGGCAAAAGAGTTTCTCTTGAATTTTGTCAAAATTCATCATGTCATTGCTCAGAAAACAGTGACTTGTACTGTGCACAATCAGTTTTCAGATTTGAACGATCGACAAATTCAAACGGTGATTCATCGTTTATGCCAAGATAAAAAAATTCGGATTCTTGATGAAAATGCTCCAGAGGATGAAAAAATTATCTGCCTGATTTCTCGAAGTGCTTAA
- a CDS encoding DNA translocase FtsK — protein MPYLTTPADIRSLIAQLTTYPILWLDTEVADWQTPNPKLSLIQVLFNSDDRTGEFAYILDVLDRPDLIQNFVVEIMCNEAIEKVFHNAAYDLKFLGGDWAQNVTCTFKIVRRMSKRKLGISNRKLKTLAKELCHFTDIDIEEQTSDWGRRPLSQKQLHYARMDTVYLAHVHQYLLQLNSPKPAVLTPPDTVNKPTANPSSFSVTQVRVAFECARLFYLGHHFGGMTMFLPPGKVLGIGSAFHDLSNQFVKTARQDAQFANLFNSPVDQLKVEPIATQMQALFYDRVFFPYLQSVIQTEPSRAPALLQLWNGLKGLIRRWATLLVSNRQVCSAEEVIEKTFLVQELSVQHQFLLPNGTQQQIRGRFDSLVYDFANHRLCVVEYKTYQSLDQSAQLAQVALYSYMLRERIGVPIDSAVYTALPDWKELTFTWNELETTVHHLIPHKLQQMQQWLTWQQGQPNPPPPAAQAHLCDSCPQRQKCQTFFPDIPTNRSVYDSVSKPIAAPPSTVIQPPRQNPIQSTKSPSSVPEPAPSNESDRMGERLVETLQSFGIETAYQGAALAPAFIRVKLKPNPGVKVNSILRLSDDLRVQLGLTYPPLIAPQAGYVSVDLPRPDRQLATFDRYIPLQAQPATAPVQIAIGVDLEGQLVEADLSDPNTCHFLVGGTTGSGKSEFLRSLLLSLLVRHSPDYLKIGLVDPKRVTFPEFEQIPWLYTPVVKDSDRAIALMNELVAEMDRRYQQFEQAKCPDLATYNQHQAPMPRIVCIFDEYADFMAEKETRSALELNIKRLGAMARAAGIHLIIATQRPEAKVVTPLIRSNLPGRVALRTASEADSAIILGGRQIEAAYLLGKGDLLYQAGAHLLRLQSLFAPSMDDTLSQLIAPRSSS, from the coding sequence ATGCCCTATTTAACTACCCCTGCCGACATTCGATCGCTGATTGCCCAACTTACCACCTATCCCATCCTTTGGCTAGATACTGAAGTAGCGGATTGGCAAACACCCAACCCCAAGCTATCGCTGATTCAAGTCTTGTTCAATTCAGATGATAGAACTGGTGAGTTCGCTTATATTTTGGATGTTCTCGATCGTCCTGATTTGATTCAAAACTTTGTTGTTGAAATTATGTGCAATGAAGCGATCGAAAAGGTATTTCATAATGCCGCGTACGATTTGAAATTCTTGGGGGGCGATTGGGCACAGAACGTCACCTGCACCTTCAAAATCGTTCGACGAATGTCTAAAAGAAAGTTGGGTATTTCTAATCGCAAGTTGAAGACCTTAGCTAAAGAACTTTGTCACTTCACGGATATTGACATTGAAGAACAAACCAGCGATTGGGGTCGGCGGCCACTCAGTCAAAAACAACTGCACTATGCCAGGATGGATACAGTGTATTTGGCGCATGTTCATCAATATTTGCTTCAATTGAATTCACCTAAACCTGCTGTCTTAACGCCACCAGATACCGTGAACAAGCCCACTGCCAATCCTTCATCGTTTAGTGTGACCCAAGTGCGAGTCGCGTTTGAATGTGCTCGTTTGTTTTACTTAGGGCATCACTTTGGCGGGATGACGATGTTTCTGCCGCCAGGGAAAGTATTGGGAATTGGCAGTGCCTTTCATGATTTATCGAATCAATTTGTCAAAACGGCGCGTCAGGATGCTCAATTTGCCAACTTGTTCAACTCGCCTGTCGATCAACTCAAGGTAGAACCGATCGCTACTCAGATGCAAGCCCTATTCTACGATCGGGTATTTTTTCCTTACCTACAATCGGTGATCCAAACAGAACCTAGTAGAGCACCGGCACTGCTTCAGCTTTGGAATGGATTGAAAGGCTTGATTCGGCGATGGGCAACGCTATTAGTCAGCAATCGCCAGGTTTGCAGCGCTGAGGAGGTGATTGAGAAAACCTTTCTGGTGCAAGAACTTAGCGTTCAACATCAGTTTTTGTTGCCTAACGGAACCCAACAACAAATAAGAGGTCGGTTTGACAGCTTGGTGTATGACTTTGCCAATCATCGCTTGTGTGTGGTTGAATACAAAACCTATCAATCGCTCGACCAATCGGCTCAACTGGCCCAAGTTGCGCTCTACAGCTATATGTTGCGCGAGAGAATTGGTGTACCGATCGATTCGGCAGTATACACAGCTTTGCCTGACTGGAAAGAACTCACTTTCACCTGGAATGAGCTAGAAACAACGGTGCATCACCTAATCCCGCACAAGCTTCAACAGATGCAGCAATGGCTCACTTGGCAACAAGGACAACCCAACCCCCCGCCCCCCGCCGCGCAAGCTCACCTCTGCGACAGTTGCCCACAACGGCAAAAATGTCAGACCTTTTTCCCAGACATCCCCACCAACCGTTCTGTGTATGATTCTGTCTCTAAACCGATCGCTGCGCCACCATCTACCGTAATTCAACCGCCTCGACAGAACCCCATTCAATCCACGAAATCCCCATCTTCCGTTCCTGAACCTGCTCCATCTAACGAGTCCGATCGCATGGGTGAACGTCTCGTAGAGACGCTGCAATCGTTTGGCATTGAAACTGCCTATCAAGGAGCGGCTTTGGCTCCTGCCTTCATTCGCGTTAAACTTAAGCCTAATCCAGGGGTGAAAGTCAACTCAATTCTCCGGCTTTCTGACGATCTACGAGTGCAACTTGGGTTGACCTACCCGCCGCTGATTGCCCCACAAGCTGGCTATGTCAGTGTGGATTTGCCCCGTCCCGATCGCCAACTGGCAACGTTCGACCGCTACATTCCACTGCAAGCACAACCGGCTACTGCCCCGGTGCAAATTGCGATTGGGGTTGATTTAGAAGGGCAACTGGTGGAAGCCGATTTGTCTGATCCGAATACCTGTCATTTTCTGGTCGGTGGTACTACGGGTAGCGGCAAAAGCGAGTTTCTTCGATCGCTGCTGCTCAGCTTGCTAGTGCGACATTCGCCTGATTATCTAAAAATTGGGTTAGTTGATCCAAAACGAGTCACGTTCCCAGAGTTCGAGCAGATTCCCTGGTTGTATACGCCTGTGGTCAAGGATAGCGATCGGGCGATTGCATTGATGAACGAATTAGTGGCAGAAATGGACAGGCGCTATCAGCAATTTGAACAAGCCAAATGTCCCGATCTGGCAACCTACAATCAGCATCAAGCCCCCATGCCTCGCATCGTTTGCATTTTTGACGAATACGCCGACTTTATGGCTGAGAAAGAAACACGATCGGCCTTGGAACTGAACATTAAGCGCTTAGGAGCAATGGCCAGAGCGGCTGGCATTCATCTAATTATTGCTACCCAGCGCCCAGAAGCTAAAGTCGTGACTCCTTTAATTCGATCGAACTTACCTGGACGAGTTGCGCTCAGAACCGCCAGCGAAGCTGATTCTGCAATTATTCTGGGTGGAAGACAGATCGAAGCAGCCTATCTGTTGGGAAAGGGAGATTTACTCTACCAAGCCGGAGCGCACTTACTGCGGCTACAAAGCCTGTTTGCACCTAGCATGGATGACACATTGTCCCAACTAATTGCCCCTCGTTCTTCTTCCTGA
- the dxs gene encoding 1-deoxy-D-xylulose-5-phosphate synthase: MHLSEITHPNQLHGLSIHQLKQIARQIREKHLETVAATGGHLGPGLGVVELTLGLYQTLDLDRDKVIWDVGHQAYPHKMITGRYNTFNTLRQKDGVAGYLKRCESKFDHFGAGHASTSISAALGMALARDLKGEKFKVAAVIGDGALTGGMALEAINHAGHLPKTNLLVVLNDNEMSISPNVGALSRHLNKMRLSPPMQFLTDNLEEQFKQLPFVGNSLSPELNRLKEGMKRLAVPKVGAVFEELGFTYMGPIDGHNLEELIATFQHAHKQPGPVLVHVVTTKGKGYAIAEQDQVGYHAQNPFNLATGKPLPSNKPKPPGYSKVFAHTLTKLAENNPKIVGITAAMATGTGLDKLQAKLPKQYIDVGIAEQHAVTLAAGLACEGMRPVCAIYSTFLQRAYDQIIHDVCIQNLPVFFCLDRAGIVGADGPTHQGMYDIAYLRCIPNMVLMAPKDEGELQRMIVTGVEYTDGPIAMRYPRGNGYGVPLMEEGWEPLPIGKGEILRHGDDVLLLGYGSMVHPALQTAEILHEHGIEATVVNARFAKPLDTELIVPLAKQIGRVVTLEEGCIMGGFGSAVAESLLEHGVAVPLTRIGIPDILVDHAKPDESKADLGLMPAQMADRVLQLFSSQPAIIG, translated from the coding sequence ATGCATCTGAGTGAAATTACTCACCCAAATCAGTTGCATGGTTTATCCATTCATCAGCTTAAGCAAATCGCTCGACAGATTCGCGAAAAGCACCTGGAAACCGTGGCAGCCACTGGGGGACATCTCGGCCCTGGCTTGGGAGTTGTAGAACTAACGTTAGGACTCTATCAAACGCTGGATCTCGATCGCGACAAGGTGATTTGGGATGTGGGACATCAAGCTTATCCCCATAAAATGATTACAGGACGTTACAATACGTTTAACACCCTGCGGCAGAAAGACGGGGTAGCTGGGTATTTAAAGCGCTGTGAGAGTAAATTTGACCATTTTGGAGCCGGACATGCCTCCACCAGCATCTCGGCCGCCTTGGGCATGGCATTGGCACGCGATTTAAAAGGCGAGAAATTCAAAGTCGCAGCGGTGATTGGCGATGGGGCACTCACAGGCGGGATGGCGCTTGAAGCCATTAACCATGCTGGACATTTGCCCAAAACCAACTTGCTGGTGGTGCTTAACGACAATGAAATGTCGATCTCACCCAACGTTGGTGCGCTGTCTCGGCATCTCAACAAAATGCGCCTCAGCCCTCCAATGCAGTTCCTTACCGATAACCTAGAAGAACAATTCAAGCAATTGCCGTTTGTGGGCAACTCGCTTTCTCCCGAACTGAATCGCCTCAAAGAAGGGATGAAGCGGCTGGCTGTTCCCAAGGTAGGAGCCGTGTTTGAGGAACTGGGCTTTACCTACATGGGTCCGATCGACGGCCACAACCTAGAAGAATTGATTGCCACCTTTCAGCACGCCCACAAACAGCCTGGCCCAGTGCTGGTGCATGTTGTCACCACGAAAGGTAAAGGCTATGCGATTGCCGAGCAAGACCAAGTGGGGTATCATGCCCAAAATCCCTTCAACCTAGCAACCGGAAAACCGCTTCCCTCTAACAAACCTAAGCCACCCGGCTACTCTAAGGTATTTGCCCACACGCTGACAAAATTGGCAGAAAATAACCCCAAAATTGTTGGAATTACGGCTGCCATGGCCACGGGAACCGGCCTTGATAAACTCCAGGCAAAATTGCCAAAGCAATACATCGACGTGGGCATTGCCGAACAACATGCGGTGACGCTAGCGGCTGGTCTGGCTTGCGAAGGGATGCGGCCGGTTTGCGCCATTTATTCCACATTCTTGCAACGCGCCTATGACCAAATCATCCATGATGTTTGCATTCAAAACTTACCCGTCTTCTTCTGCCTTGATCGAGCAGGTATTGTCGGAGCCGATGGCCCTACTCATCAAGGTATGTATGATATTGCCTATTTGCGCTGTATCCCCAATATGGTGCTGATGGCTCCTAAGGATGAAGGCGAGTTGCAGCGGATGATTGTCACTGGAGTCGAGTACACCGACGGCCCGATTGCCATGCGTTATCCGCGTGGCAATGGTTATGGTGTGCCGCTGATGGAAGAAGGTTGGGAACCACTGCCGATTGGTAAAGGTGAAATTTTGCGTCATGGTGATGATGTACTGCTGTTGGGCTATGGCTCAATGGTGCATCCGGCATTGCAAACCGCAGAAATTTTGCACGAGCATGGTATTGAAGCAACTGTGGTCAATGCCCGCTTTGCCAAACCGCTCGATACAGAATTAATCGTGCCATTAGCTAAGCAGATCGGGCGTGTTGTCACCCTAGAAGAAGGCTGCATTATGGGTGGTTTTGGCTCGGCGGTTGCTGAATCCCTGCTCGAGCATGGAGTGGCCGTTCCCCTGACGCGGATTGGAATTCCGGATATACTGGTCGATCACGCCAAACCCGATGAATCCAAAGCGGATTTGGGATTAATGCCGGCCCAAATGGCCGATCGCGTTTTGCAATTATTTAGTTCTCAGCCAGCAATCATCGGTTGA
- a CDS encoding NF038130 family PEP-CTERM protein has translation MPNWIKSFLLGTSVCLGFGTIASSPVLAGSLTNPSLSGAASYLTYDADQTNTFKVDNTPANLVKVLSGDLNNPMGNVELFSNSETLTNTAFAAYTGVSSLSGQIGGRDITLSSLTMADWLSPVGSKTLGQTWFDDMLTANGFGTMVGSADGTLLFNVFTQHGGFQRFSDPNVAYVNQNNITGVIKIGLAGHLNATPLFLKSIDAFLSSNASTQSKNLVRALRPLLATKVLQASELIKYTYNNQTGYLYSFSGVNSGLVEKGDGVSHSAIYEVALQGIAPEPPPQQSVPEPALLLGLAGLGGFLISQRQQTKKA, from the coding sequence ATGCCTAACTGGATTAAATCATTTCTGCTTGGAACGTCTGTCTGCTTGGGTTTCGGTACGATCGCTAGCTCTCCTGTATTGGCAGGCAGCCTCACTAATCCTTCGCTCAGCGGAGCAGCATCCTACTTGACCTATGATGCCGATCAGACCAACACTTTCAAGGTAGATAACACACCAGCAAACCTGGTAAAAGTGCTGAGTGGAGACCTCAACAATCCGATGGGAAACGTTGAGTTGTTTTCTAATAGCGAAACATTGACGAACACTGCGTTTGCAGCCTACACAGGTGTTAGCAGCCTATCTGGGCAAATTGGCGGTCGTGATATCACGTTAAGCAGTTTAACGATGGCAGATTGGCTTAGTCCAGTTGGCAGCAAAACCCTTGGACAAACTTGGTTTGATGATATGTTAACGGCTAATGGATTCGGCACAATGGTTGGTAGTGCAGACGGGACGCTACTCTTCAATGTCTTCACCCAACATGGTGGGTTTCAACGCTTCAGCGACCCAAATGTTGCCTACGTTAACCAGAACAATATCACTGGAGTAATCAAGATTGGACTGGCAGGACATCTGAATGCCACCCCGTTATTCCTAAAATCGATCGATGCTTTCTTGAGCAGCAACGCCAGCACGCAATCTAAAAACTTAGTGAGGGCGCTACGCCCGCTGCTAGCAACCAAAGTGCTCCAAGCCAGCGAGTTGATCAAGTATACCTACAACAATCAAACTGGGTATCTCTATAGCTTCAGTGGCGTGAATTCTGGACTGGTTGAGAAAGGCGATGGCGTTTCCCATAGCGCGATTTATGAAGTGGCGCTGCAAGGAATTGCACCTGAACCGCCACCTCAGCAATCTGTTCCTGAACCTGCTTTGTTGCTTGGCTTAGCAGGACTGGGGGGATTTTTGATTAGTCAACGGCAACAGACGAAAAAAGCATAG
- the grxC gene encoding glutaredoxin 3 — MQNLINFFLGHSSEQVKANVEIYTWQTCPYCIRAKVLLRWKGVKFTEYKIDGDGAARVKMAERARGRRTVPQIFINDQHIGGCDDLYALDRQGKLDPLLMQPPTLSPSS, encoded by the coding sequence ATGCAAAATCTCATTAATTTCTTCCTGGGTCATTCCTCGGAGCAGGTAAAAGCCAACGTCGAAATCTATACTTGGCAAACCTGTCCTTATTGCATTCGTGCGAAGGTGTTGCTGCGGTGGAAAGGAGTCAAATTCACCGAATACAAGATTGATGGTGATGGAGCGGCTAGGGTAAAAATGGCAGAACGGGCCAGAGGACGACGCACAGTTCCGCAAATTTTCATCAATGATCAGCATATTGGTGGCTGTGATGATCTGTATGCCCTCGATCGGCAAGGAAAGCTTGATCCTCTGCTGATGCAGCCGCCAACGCTATCCCCGTCCTCATAA
- a CDS encoding serine/threonine protein kinase, which produces MAWNSGQELQGGKYIIDRILGWGGAGITYLARQHPTRPNEEWVVIKTLKDELRLDPKWANYQTRLQQDFLNEALKLARCRHPHVVQVRELIREETPEGTVDGMVMEYVQGMSLAERLGRGKLPEAEALHYIRQVGEALSIVHSLELLHRDVKPQNIMIRTGTSEAVLIDFGLAREFIPGLTLTHTESRTEGFSPIEQYDRRAKRGAYTDVYALAATLYCLLTGVVPRPAPSRLVGTPLEPPQHYNSAISDYVNSAILKGMALRAVDRPQSMQAWLILLEEPIARPMALARNPFSQSAYSVPNHPFTIVPSPMPLIPSVSTTANRSRRATRLGASVRSQATSQLPAPTTPSPSVLATIPWQWLSFALTGYAVLGISLTTSVAETGPSAWTGAWAGALAGASVGAGAETLSGALTVAVLVAVAVAAAGTLTGSLSGAWAGALAWAWAGIGALTLAGAGEKLRTSLSRVQTFFVLTGTSLVGLGWGWFVGMMWRSFSS; this is translated from the coding sequence ATGGCGTGGAACTCAGGACAAGAGCTACAGGGCGGAAAGTACATCATCGATCGCATCCTAGGATGGGGAGGTGCGGGGATTACTTATCTAGCAAGGCAACACCCCACCAGACCCAACGAGGAATGGGTAGTCATTAAAACCCTGAAAGACGAACTGAGACTTGATCCAAAGTGGGCAAACTATCAAACGCGATTGCAGCAAGATTTTCTCAACGAAGCATTGAAGCTTGCTCGGTGTCGGCATCCCCATGTAGTGCAAGTTCGAGAATTGATTCGCGAAGAGACGCCCGAAGGTACGGTAGATGGCATGGTGATGGAATATGTGCAGGGCATGAGTTTGGCTGAACGCTTGGGACGGGGAAAATTGCCGGAAGCTGAGGCGCTGCATTATATTCGGCAAGTCGGAGAAGCGTTGTCTATTGTGCATTCGCTGGAGCTATTGCATCGAGATGTGAAGCCGCAAAACATCATGATTCGCACGGGAACATCTGAAGCCGTGTTAATCGATTTTGGGCTGGCCCGCGAATTCATTCCTGGTTTGACCCTGACCCACACAGAATCTCGCACAGAGGGGTTTTCGCCCATTGAACAATACGATCGCCGTGCCAAACGAGGAGCCTATACCGATGTGTATGCCTTGGCAGCAACGCTGTACTGTCTTTTGACCGGGGTTGTGCCGCGACCGGCCCCCAGTCGCTTGGTGGGCACACCCTTGGAACCACCACAGCATTACAATTCAGCCATTAGCGATTATGTCAATAGCGCGATTTTGAAAGGGATGGCGTTGAGAGCCGTCGATCGACCTCAATCGATGCAGGCGTGGCTCATTCTCTTGGAAGAACCGATCGCCCGACCGATGGCGCTAGCAAGAAACCCATTTAGCCAATCAGCCTATTCGGTGCCAAATCATCCCTTCACTATCGTGCCATCCCCAATGCCGCTGATCCCATCGGTTTCTACAACTGCCAATCGTTCCAGACGAGCCACTCGGTTGGGTGCATCCGTTCGATCGCAAGCAACATCCCAGCTACCAGCACCGACCACACCCTCGCCATCGGTGCTAGCAACCATTCCTTGGCAATGGCTGTCCTTTGCATTGACTGGCTACGCAGTACTTGGCATCTCGCTAACAACCTCAGTAGCAGAAACTGGCCCGAGTGCGTGGACGGGGGCATGGGCAGGCGCCTTGGCTGGAGCGAGCGTAGGTGCAGGGGCGGAGACGTTGTCTGGGGCTTTAACAGTTGCGGTTTTGGTAGCCGTGGCGGTGGCGGCGGCAGGAACGTTGACTGGAAGCTTATCTGGCGCGTGGGCAGGCGCGTTGGCTTGGGCCTGGGCTGGAATTGGTGCGTTAACCTTAGCCGGGGCTGGAGAAAAGTTGCGGACAAGCTTGAGCCGCGTTCAGACGTTTTTCGTTTTGACCGGAACATCATTGGTGGGGTTGGGTTGGGGCTGGTTCGTGGGGATGATGTGGCGATCGTTTTCTTCGTGA